A section of the Pedobacter sp. HDW13 genome encodes:
- a CDS encoding sodium/solute symporter (Members of the Solute:Sodium Symporter (SSS), TC 2.A.21 as described in tcdb.org, catalyze solute:Na+ symport. Known solutes for members of the family include sugars, amino acids, nucleosides, inositols, vitamins, urea or anions, depending on the system.) → MHNIVERLTSLDYIIVMAYLIILMVIGYHASFSKKKSEDETLFLANKSLGWASIGFNMWGTNVGPSMLLAFASIGYTTGIVAVNFDWYAFIFLFLLAIVFAPKYLAARVSTMPEFMGNRYGDSTQNILAWYALVKILISWLSLGLFAGGFLVRQILGIPMWQSVTVLVAFAGLFTFFGGLKAIAKVNVFQMILLIAVSLSLTLLGLDKVGGISALYSKTPGHFWNLIQPASDPKYPWYAILLGYPVAAVAFFCTDQSMVQSVLGAKNLKQGQLGVSFIGWLKILSLPLFIVTGILCYVLFPNLKDPNEAYMTMVTNLFPPGMNGLVIVVLIAVLVGTIGSSLNSLSTVFTMDVYVKKINPQATNKQIINIGRLTVVAGCIFAVIVVLAIDNIKGLNLFDVFQSVLGFIAPPLSVVFLLTVFWKRTTRKAVNFTLSIGSILSLSTGIVYLWVLPPSEYTFWPHYLMLSFLIFAGLLVIAILISLLDRTPSVYTANEAHEANIEKPDRMVWISWIALAVVMLALYIFFNGH, encoded by the coding sequence ATGCACAACATTGTAGAACGTTTAACCAGTTTAGATTACATCATCGTAATGGCCTACCTCATCATCCTCATGGTGATTGGGTACCACGCCAGTTTTTCGAAGAAAAAAAGCGAAGATGAAACCTTATTTTTAGCCAATAAATCGTTAGGCTGGGCAAGTATAGGTTTCAACATGTGGGGTACAAATGTAGGTCCATCCATGTTGCTGGCCTTTGCCAGTATAGGCTACACCACAGGTATTGTGGCCGTCAATTTTGACTGGTATGCCTTCATCTTCTTATTTCTGCTTGCTATCGTTTTCGCACCAAAATACCTGGCTGCGCGGGTAAGCACCATGCCCGAGTTTATGGGGAACCGTTACGGCGATTCGACCCAAAATATACTGGCCTGGTATGCCCTGGTTAAGATTTTAATCTCCTGGCTATCATTAGGCCTGTTTGCAGGCGGTTTTTTGGTACGGCAGATTTTAGGCATCCCCATGTGGCAATCGGTTACTGTTTTGGTTGCTTTTGCCGGACTGTTTACCTTTTTTGGAGGCTTAAAAGCCATTGCCAAGGTTAACGTTTTCCAGATGATTTTACTCATTGCTGTATCTCTTTCACTTACCCTTTTAGGCCTGGACAAGGTTGGAGGCATCTCGGCTTTGTACAGTAAAACTCCCGGCCATTTCTGGAATCTGATACAACCTGCAAGCGATCCAAAATATCCCTGGTATGCCATACTTTTAGGTTATCCGGTAGCTGCCGTAGCTTTTTTCTGTACCGATCAATCCATGGTGCAGTCGGTTCTGGGCGCTAAAAACCTTAAGCAAGGACAATTAGGTGTAAGCTTTATCGGCTGGTTAAAAATCCTTTCACTGCCTTTATTCATCGTAACCGGCATATTGTGTTATGTACTTTTTCCTAACCTGAAAGATCCTAACGAAGCCTACATGACCATGGTAACCAATCTTTTCCCTCCGGGCATGAATGGTTTAGTGATTGTGGTACTGATTGCGGTTTTGGTTGGTACCATCGGCTCTTCATTAAACTCTTTGAGTACCGTTTTCACCATGGATGTGTATGTAAAGAAAATTAACCCACAGGCCACTAATAAGCAGATTATCAATATAGGCCGCTTAACGGTGGTTGCAGGCTGTATTTTCGCTGTAATCGTAGTGCTGGCCATCGATAACATCAAGGGATTAAACCTCTTCGATGTATTCCAATCCGTACTGGGTTTCATAGCACCTCCACTTTCGGTGGTTTTTCTGTTGACTGTATTCTGGAAACGCACTACCCGTAAGGCTGTAAATTTTACGCTATCAATCGGTTCAATACTGAGTCTGAGCACCGGAATTGTTTATTTATGGGTTTTACCACCCAGCGAATACACTTTCTGGCCGCATTACCTGATGTTGTCTTTCCTGATTTTTGCAGGCTTATTGGTTATCGCCATATTGATTTCACTTTTAGATAGAACACCCAGCGTTTATACGGCTAACGAAGCACACGAAGCCAATATCGAAAAACCCGACCGAATGGTTTGGATTTCGTGGATTGCCCTGGCCGTTGTAATGCTTGCACTATATATTTTCTTTAACGGGCACTAG
- a CDS encoding sugar phosphate isomerase/epimerase — protein MEHQNRRTFIHHLALISGGLMLPNILQAAPLKSRYKVAVIDLMILKRQKLSALDLTSEIGADGLEIDMGGLGDRETFDNKLADPGIRQQYIEKAKALNLEFCALAMTGFYAQSFAKRPTYQKMVQDCLDTAKAMHIKIVFLPLGIQGDLVKNPELRVPIVERLKIAGKMARKAGVVIGIETALDAKGELQLLKEINCKNIRSYFNFSNAIKNGRDLHEELRILGRKNIIQIHATNEDGVWLENDPKIDLKKVKQTLDEMGWIGWLVIERSRDAKQPTNVKYNFTANTKYLKSIFQAG, from the coding sequence ATGGAACACCAGAACAGAAGAACTTTTATTCACCATCTCGCATTAATTAGCGGTGGCTTAATGCTGCCCAATATTTTGCAGGCGGCTCCCCTAAAAAGCAGATACAAAGTAGCTGTAATTGATTTGATGATACTCAAACGTCAGAAATTAAGCGCATTAGACCTGACCAGTGAAATTGGAGCCGATGGATTGGAAATCGATATGGGCGGGCTGGGCGACCGGGAAACCTTCGACAATAAACTGGCAGATCCGGGCATCCGCCAGCAATACATAGAAAAAGCAAAAGCGCTTAACCTCGAATTTTGTGCATTGGCCATGACCGGTTTTTATGCACAGTCTTTTGCCAAACGTCCTACCTACCAAAAAATGGTGCAGGATTGTTTAGATACCGCTAAAGCCATGCACATTAAGATAGTCTTTTTACCATTGGGCATACAGGGCGATCTGGTTAAAAATCCTGAATTGAGGGTACCCATTGTTGAACGTTTAAAAATAGCAGGTAAAATGGCTCGAAAGGCAGGTGTAGTGATTGGTATCGAAACCGCACTGGATGCCAAAGGCGAATTACAGTTGCTGAAGGAAATCAACTGTAAAAACATCAGAAGCTATTTCAATTTTTCTAATGCGATCAAAAATGGCCGCGATTTACACGAGGAGCTAAGAATATTGGGACGCAAAAACATCATACAAATTCATGCCACCAACGAAGATGGGGTTTGGCTCGAAAACGACCCCAAAATTGACCTCAAAAAGGTAAAACAAACTTTAGATGAAATGGGCTGGATCGGTTGGCTCGTTATTGAACGCAGTCGTGATGCCAAACAGCCTACTAATGTGAAATACAACTTTACCGCCAACACCAAATACCTGAAGTCCATTTTCCAAGCCGGATAA
- a CDS encoding Gfo/Idh/MocA family protein: MLRLGILGLGEGRSTISASLASTKFKLIQICDANKKLCEERALEFDFQNWTTNYDDMLKSDKIDMIAIYTPDHLHFEHIKLALEHDKHVVCTKPFIDDLSQANELLALSKKTKKKIFVGQSSRFFEPAMRQRKDFDKGLIGELITIESHYHADHRWFLEKGWSLKQSFKWLYGGLSHPVDFIRWYMPDIEEVMGYGMLSSNGQKAGLKNQDTMHFIFKAKDGRIARVSGAYTGPTQPASRDSGMSCILRGTEGASQADYHELRYSVTTKTGEEKIITWGDATLKHYFRFEGQSHHAGEYQNYLDYFADSINNKFTAYPDLKEGIGTIALLQAMDRSLETGLPVKIDEILTSYNITRESIGL; encoded by the coding sequence ATGTTAAGATTAGGAATATTAGGATTAGGCGAGGGTAGAAGCACCATTTCTGCCTCACTGGCAAGCACCAAATTTAAACTGATTCAAATTTGTGATGCCAATAAAAAACTGTGCGAAGAACGCGCACTGGAGTTCGATTTTCAGAACTGGACCACCAATTACGACGACATGCTGAAAAGCGACAAAATTGATATGATTGCGATTTACACCCCCGATCATTTGCATTTTGAGCACATTAAGCTGGCTTTGGAGCACGATAAACATGTGGTTTGCACCAAGCCTTTTATCGACGACCTTTCGCAGGCAAACGAACTCTTGGCACTCAGTAAAAAAACGAAAAAGAAAATTTTTGTAGGCCAGAGCTCACGTTTTTTCGAACCAGCCATGCGGCAGCGAAAAGATTTTGACAAAGGTTTAATCGGCGAGTTAATCACCATCGAAAGTCATTACCATGCCGATCACCGCTGGTTTTTAGAAAAAGGCTGGTCCTTAAAACAATCGTTTAAATGGTTGTATGGTGGTTTAAGTCACCCTGTAGATTTTATTCGCTGGTACATGCCCGATATTGAAGAGGTAATGGGTTATGGTATGCTGAGCAGCAATGGCCAAAAAGCAGGCTTAAAAAACCAGGACACCATGCACTTCATTTTCAAGGCCAAAGACGGCAGAATTGCGCGTGTTAGTGGTGCCTATACCGGACCAACCCAGCCGGCAAGCCGCGATAGCGGCATGAGCTGTATCTTACGTGGAACAGAAGGCGCAAGTCAGGCCGATTACCACGAACTGCGTTATTCGGTTACTACCAAAACCGGTGAAGAGAAAATCATTACCTGGGGCGATGCCACTTTAAAGCATTATTTCCGTTTCGAAGGGCAAAGTCACCATGCCGGCGAGTACCAGAATTACCTGGATTATTTTGCCGATAGCATTAACAACAAGTTTACTGCTTATCCCGATTTAAAAGAGGGAATAGGTACCATAGCCCTTTTACAGGCCATGGATAGATCGCTGGAAACAGGATTACCCGTAAAAATTGATGAAATATTAACCAGTTATAACATTACGAGAGAATCGATAGGACTATAG
- a CDS encoding DUF4974 domain-containing protein, with product MTKLLAIVIVWVLSIEAVSAQTQNSDNAYKKPLIEVLKAIETRYNVKIKYAEPQVKDKWVNYATWRFRANVDETLANVLTPLDMKVNKEKPGVYKLKEYEYYRWEVQDGWAYLDSLASKYTDKASWEKRKALIKPQLFEALQLSPLPAKPDAKPIITAKRIFDGYSVENIALEILPGVWINGSLYKPLNIKGKTPLILSPDGHWEKQRYRADCQIRCAMLARMGAMAFSYDLFAWGESMLQFKYEDHRKSLAQTVQTLGGIRILDYFTKLKETDTNRVAISGGSGAGSHSILMTAMDNRIKLSAPVVAMSSYFYGGCPCESGMPIHQCAGGTDNVELAAMAAPRPQLLVSDGSDWTAHTPEHDFPYLQKMYGYYGVKDKVENVHLPDEKHDFGPNKRIALYDFLIKYFKLNGNAVKDKSGKYDESKVTIEKENALYVFGDKGEKLPKNAVMGFENLQKMFPQSLN from the coding sequence GTGACAAAACTACTTGCCATTGTAATAGTTTGGGTTCTTTCTATCGAAGCCGTTTCTGCCCAAACTCAAAATTCAGATAACGCCTACAAAAAACCTTTAATAGAGGTACTTAAAGCCATTGAAACCCGCTATAACGTAAAGATTAAATATGCTGAACCACAGGTAAAAGATAAGTGGGTAAATTATGCCACATGGCGTTTTCGGGCAAATGTTGACGAAACCTTAGCCAACGTGCTTACGCCGCTGGACATGAAAGTTAACAAAGAGAAACCAGGGGTTTACAAACTTAAAGAATACGAATATTACCGTTGGGAGGTACAAGATGGTTGGGCTTATTTGGATAGCTTGGCTTCAAAATATACAGATAAAGCGAGCTGGGAAAAACGGAAAGCCTTAATAAAACCTCAGCTTTTTGAAGCCTTGCAACTATCGCCTTTACCAGCTAAACCAGATGCGAAGCCCATTATAACCGCTAAAAGAATTTTCGACGGCTATTCGGTAGAAAACATAGCGCTGGAGATTTTACCCGGCGTTTGGATTAACGGATCACTTTATAAACCATTAAATATCAAAGGCAAAACACCACTTATCTTAAGTCCTGATGGACATTGGGAAAAACAGCGCTACCGTGCTGATTGTCAGATTCGTTGTGCCATGCTGGCCAGAATGGGCGCAATGGCTTTCAGTTACGACCTTTTTGCCTGGGGCGAATCGATGTTGCAGTTTAAGTATGAAGATCACCGAAAAAGCCTGGCGCAAACCGTGCAAACATTGGGTGGAATCCGTATTTTGGATTATTTCACCAAATTAAAGGAAACCGATACCAACAGGGTAGCCATTAGTGGTGGTTCGGGAGCTGGCAGTCACTCGATTTTAATGACTGCCATGGATAACCGTATTAAGCTCAGCGCACCGGTGGTGGCCATGTCATCATACTTTTATGGTGGTTGCCCTTGCGAAAGCGGTATGCCCATTCACCAATGCGCTGGCGGAACCGATAATGTAGAACTGGCTGCAATGGCTGCACCAAGACCACAATTACTCGTATCGGATGGCAGCGACTGGACTGCGCATACGCCTGAACACGATTTTCCATACCTGCAAAAAATGTATGGCTATTATGGCGTAAAAGATAAAGTTGAAAATGTGCATTTACCCGACGAAAAGCATGATTTCGGACCAAATAAGCGCATTGCCCTTTACGACTTTCTGATTAAATATTTCAAGCTTAACGGTAATGCGGTAAAAGACAAATCCGGAAAATACGACGAAAGCAAAGTAACCATCGAAAAAGAAAATGCCTTGTATGTTTTTGGCGATAAGGGAGAAAAATTACCCAAAAACGCTGTTATGGGTTTTGAGAACCTGCAAAAAATGTTTCCACAAAGCCTGAATTAA
- a CDS encoding right-handed parallel beta-helix repeat-containing protein: MRIYLTILLILNLMCSQLNAADIYVSKIGSDRNSGTKEKPLASLHFAIRKARELRRLNDNSIKGGINIIIENGYYTLDETIVLRPEDSGTKDNPTQIMATPGASVIFSGGIKIKGWKKLTTSLAGLPKKATGKVWMADAPMFADNTLQFRQLWVNGNKAVRAKDANGDVMNRILSWDAQSQTCKIPLNKNINLSKAKGIEMVIHQWWAIANLRVKSVKNQNNAAELSFLQPESRIQSEHPWPAPWISDKTGNSAYYLTNAIQFLDEPGEWFEDLQQHKVYYWPTSAQNMLQADVVAPALESLVKAAGTVDHPVSYISFKDISFQHASWLLPSKQGHVPHQAGMYMLDAYKLDQPGTADKPTLENQAWVGRPASAIEISYANHIDFEGCRFEHHASTGIDYQKGTTNNQIKGNLFKDIGGSGILIGTFSDEATEVHLPYQPSDEREISANNLIENNLITDVTNEDWGAVGIGAGYVRALKIIHNEISDVSYSGISMGWGWTKTKNAMKDNTISGNKIHHYGKHMYDVAGIYTLSAQPNSFITENVIDSIYTARYAHLPDHWFYLYTDEGSSFLTIKDNWTPSEKYLQNANGPDNSWENNGPEVPQKIKQNAGLTPPYQYLLKDKSPISATRKINNAIDKPVVFELIFKAGAVPNDKTLTAFARENNLLRSSIYSWENRLVVYTSNLKTESLQQTLKRLNATEIKLYENMFYDFDRKQQCGTAPVKEWDNIILSANLINDEKLQKEYLDYHKTQFEKWPEISKGFCNADFQRLVIFKKDRQLMLIISIPKGADLNKLNPKTTENNPKVDEWNALMKKYQEGIAGTKPGEVWVFFKPID, from the coding sequence ATGAGAATTTACCTAACCATTTTGTTGATTTTAAATTTAATGTGCTCGCAATTAAATGCGGCTGATATTTATGTCTCTAAAATCGGTTCAGATCGCAATAGTGGTACAAAGGAAAAACCATTAGCTTCCTTACATTTTGCCATCCGGAAGGCGAGGGAGTTGCGGCGCTTAAACGATAATTCGATTAAAGGCGGGATTAATATCATCATTGAAAATGGTTATTACACTTTAGACGAAACCATTGTCCTTCGACCGGAAGATTCAGGCACAAAAGATAATCCGACACAGATTATGGCTACTCCCGGCGCAAGCGTTATTTTTAGTGGCGGTATAAAAATTAAGGGCTGGAAGAAATTAACCACATCCCTTGCAGGTTTACCTAAAAAGGCCACAGGTAAAGTTTGGATGGCTGATGCCCCTATGTTTGCCGATAATACTTTGCAGTTCAGGCAGCTCTGGGTAAATGGCAATAAGGCTGTTCGGGCTAAAGATGCCAATGGCGATGTCATGAACAGGATTTTATCCTGGGATGCACAATCTCAAACCTGCAAAATCCCCTTAAACAAAAACATCAACCTGAGTAAGGCAAAAGGTATCGAAATGGTGATACATCAATGGTGGGCCATTGCCAATTTGCGGGTAAAATCGGTAAAAAATCAAAACAATGCTGCTGAGCTTTCCTTTTTACAGCCCGAAAGCCGCATACAATCTGAGCATCCCTGGCCAGCGCCATGGATTTCTGACAAAACCGGAAACTCTGCTTACTATCTTACCAATGCCATTCAGTTTTTAGATGAACCAGGCGAATGGTTCGAAGACCTACAGCAGCATAAAGTATATTACTGGCCCACATCCGCGCAAAATATGCTTCAGGCAGATGTGGTTGCGCCGGCTTTAGAAAGCCTGGTAAAGGCGGCCGGAACAGTTGATCATCCGGTGTCGTACATTTCGTTTAAGGACATATCTTTTCAGCATGCATCATGGTTATTGCCATCCAAGCAAGGCCACGTACCGCATCAGGCAGGCATGTACATGCTCGATGCCTATAAGTTAGACCAACCGGGAACTGCCGATAAACCGACATTAGAGAATCAGGCCTGGGTTGGCCGGCCAGCTTCGGCTATCGAAATCAGCTACGCCAATCACATCGATTTTGAAGGTTGCAGATTCGAACACCATGCTTCAACCGGTATAGATTACCAAAAAGGAACGACTAACAACCAGATTAAAGGCAACTTGTTTAAAGATATTGGCGGATCGGGTATACTCATTGGTACTTTTTCGGATGAAGCTACTGAGGTACATTTGCCTTACCAACCTTCAGATGAGCGCGAAATTTCGGCTAACAACCTGATCGAAAACAATCTGATTACCGATGTAACCAACGAAGACTGGGGTGCGGTTGGTATTGGTGCGGGTTACGTGCGTGCGCTGAAAATCATCCATAACGAAATCAGCGATGTTTCTTACTCCGGAATTAGCATGGGTTGGGGCTGGACAAAAACCAAAAACGCAATGAAGGATAACACCATCAGCGGCAATAAAATCCATCATTACGGCAAACACATGTACGATGTGGCCGGCATTTACACTTTATCAGCCCAGCCGAACTCTTTTATTACCGAAAATGTGATCGATAGCATTTACACAGCCAGGTATGCACACCTTCCCGACCACTGGTTTTACCTGTACACAGATGAGGGATCTTCGTTCCTTACCATTAAAGATAACTGGACACCAAGCGAAAAATACCTGCAAAATGCCAACGGACCCGATAATTCATGGGAGAATAACGGGCCGGAGGTTCCCCAAAAAATCAAGCAAAATGCAGGACTAACACCTCCATACCAGTACCTGCTTAAAGATAAATCACCTATTTCTGCCACCCGAAAAATAAATAACGCAATAGATAAGCCCGTTGTTTTTGAGCTGATTTTTAAAGCTGGAGCCGTACCCAACGATAAAACCCTGACAGCATTTGCCCGCGAAAATAACCTTTTAAGATCATCCATTTACAGCTGGGAAAACCGTTTGGTGGTTTACACTTCAAACTTAAAAACAGAAAGTTTACAGCAAACTTTAAAAAGGCTCAATGCCACTGAGATTAAGTTGTACGAGAATATGTTTTACGATTTCGACCGGAAACAGCAATGTGGAACAGCACCGGTAAAAGAATGGGACAATATTATTCTATCGGCCAATCTGATTAATGACGAAAAGCTGCAAAAAGAATACCTCGATTACCACAAAACACAATTCGAGAAATGGCCCGAAATATCAAAAGGTTTTTGCAATGCCGATTTTCAACGCCTGGTTATCTTTAAAAAAGACCGTCAGCTGATGTTGATTATCAGCATACCCAAAGGTGCAGATTTAAATAAACTGAACCCTAAAACAACCGAAAACAACCCTAAAGTTGATGAATGGAATGCATTAATGAAAAAATACCAGGAAGGAATAGCAGGCACCAAACCCGGCGAGGTTTGGGTTTTCTTTAAACCTATAGACTGA
- a CDS encoding exo-alpha-sialidase — translation MIFKRTLTIAAVAFALTANAQVEKWQTGIVKQEFLYEKAPFPSCHSATIAETPTGLVASFFGGTKERNPDVEIYISRFVDGKWLAPVSVANGIMADGKRLPTWNPVLYQVPGGDLLLFYKIGPKPSEWWGMMRTSKDGGKTWSEATKLPAGNIGPVKNKPVLLSNGNLFASSSREGDGWKVHFEVTKDNGKTWRTVGPLQENGLKAIQPSILQYGKGKLQILARTANRAVAESWSADNGETWTPLTKTTLPNNNSGTDAVTLKDGRQVLVYNHVLPPGDLAKGARTPLNVSVSKDGKTWYAALILEDSPISQYSYPAVIQTADGMLHFIYTWRREKIKHVVVDPSKLKLKKIENGIWPKLNGYAAPVITETKNEEP, via the coding sequence ATGATATTCAAAAGAACTTTAACCATAGCCGCAGTAGCATTCGCTTTAACCGCCAATGCTCAGGTAGAAAAATGGCAAACCGGTATAGTTAAGCAGGAGTTTTTATACGAAAAGGCACCGTTTCCGTCTTGTCACTCGGCTACTATTGCCGAAACGCCAACAGGCCTGGTGGCTTCATTTTTTGGAGGTACCAAAGAAAGAAATCCAGATGTGGAGATTTACATCAGCCGCTTTGTTGATGGAAAATGGCTGGCACCGGTTTCGGTAGCGAATGGTATTATGGCCGATGGTAAACGATTACCTACCTGGAACCCGGTATTGTATCAGGTACCCGGCGGCGATTTATTGTTATTCTACAAAATCGGACCTAAGCCTTCAGAATGGTGGGGTATGATGCGAACCTCAAAAGATGGTGGTAAAACCTGGTCGGAAGCTACGAAATTGCCTGCGGGGAACATCGGTCCGGTTAAAAATAAGCCCGTACTGCTAAGCAACGGAAACCTGTTCGCGTCATCGAGCCGGGAGGGTGATGGCTGGAAAGTACATTTCGAGGTAACTAAAGATAATGGCAAAACCTGGCGTACCGTAGGCCCATTACAAGAAAATGGGCTTAAAGCCATTCAACCCAGCATTCTGCAATACGGAAAGGGTAAACTGCAAATTTTAGCACGTACCGCCAACCGGGCAGTTGCCGAGTCATGGTCGGCTGATAATGGCGAAACCTGGACACCGCTTACCAAAACTACATTGCCCAACAACAACTCGGGTACCGATGCCGTTACGCTGAAAGATGGCCGCCAGGTATTGGTTTACAACCATGTGCTGCCTCCGGGCGATTTAGCGAAAGGAGCACGCACACCGTTAAATGTTTCTGTTTCTAAAGATGGTAAAACCTGGTACGCAGCACTGATTTTAGAAGATTCGCCCATTAGCCAGTATTCTTATCCGGCTGTAATCCAAACGGCTGATGGCATGCTACATTTCATTTATACCTGGAGAAGGGAAAAGATCAAACATGTAGTAGTAGACCCCTCAAAGCTAAAATTGAAGAAAATTGAAAATGGCATTTGGCCAAAACTGAACGGATATGCCGCACCGGTAATTACAGAAACCAAAAACGAGGAGCCATGA
- a CDS encoding DUF3826 domain-containing protein, with protein sequence MRKILRFFMLISLLMISVNIFSQTKEIVAPEEITSKAKEWVSALNLTDASKKTAVEHIIAVHLTTIRDWHNDHPSSTVPDGINPVTGTKLSDLDKQIIADSAMPAAVHKALMDGLNQNLTADQVELILDKYTIGKVAFTMKGYKAIVPDLTADEEAKILAYLKQAREQAVDYKNMKQISAIFEIYKTKSEQLLNNNGRSWRALYSAYTKKIKEEKAAKAKQ encoded by the coding sequence ATGAGAAAGATTTTAAGATTCTTTATGCTGATCAGCCTACTGATGATTTCAGTAAATATATTCAGTCAAACAAAAGAAATTGTTGCACCTGAGGAAATTACCAGCAAAGCCAAAGAATGGGTTTCAGCTTTAAATTTAACCGATGCAAGCAAAAAAACAGCGGTTGAGCACATCATCGCAGTGCATTTAACAACCATCAGAGACTGGCATAACGACCATCCTTCATCCACAGTTCCCGATGGGATAAATCCGGTAACCGGTACCAAATTAAGCGACTTAGACAAACAGATTATCGCCGATTCGGCCATGCCTGCTGCTGTGCACAAAGCCCTGATGGACGGCTTAAACCAAAACCTAACAGCCGATCAGGTAGAATTGATCCTCGATAAATATACCATCGGAAAGGTGGCTTTTACCATGAAAGGCTACAAAGCCATAGTGCCCGATTTAACTGCCGATGAAGAAGCTAAAATACTGGCTTACTTAAAACAGGCGAGGGAGCAGGCTGTTGATTATAAAAACATGAAGCAGATTTCGGCCATTTTTGAGATCTACAAAACCAAATCGGAGCAATTGCTCAATAACAACGGCCGTAGCTGGAGAGCGCTTTACAGTGCTTACACCAAAAAAATTAAAGAAGAAAAAGCAGCAAAAGCAAAACAGTAG